A stretch of Aspergillus nidulans FGSC A4 chromosome VI DNA encodes these proteins:
- a CDS encoding chaperonin-containing T-complex subunit CCT6 (transcript_id=CADANIAT00010008) has product MSATQLLNPKAESRRRAEALKVNINAGEGLQDVLKSNLGPSGTLKMLVDGAGGIKLTKDGNVLLREMQIQNPTAVMIARAATAQDDITGDGTTSVVLLVGELLRQADRHISEGLHPRVITDGYEIAKNEALKFLDKFKIERAIDRELLLSVARTSLSTKLNSALAEKLTPDIVDAVLAIHRAPEKPDLHMVEIMTMQHRTSSDTQLIRGLALDHGARHPDMPKRVENAFILTLNVSLEYEKSEINSGFYYSSAEQRDKLVESERKFVDAKLQKIVELKKQVCGDDPKKGFVVINQKGIDPLSLDVLVKNGIMALRRAKRRNMERLQLICGGTAQNSVEDLSPEVLGWAGLVYEHQLGEEKYTFVEEVKDPKSVTILIKGPNGHTIAQVKDAVRDGLRSVYNTIVDGCVIPGAGAFQVACHAHLTSDSFRKSVKGKARWGVEAFADALLVIPKTLADNSGHDIQDSLALLQEEQADGNVVGLDLTTGEPMDPVQEGVFDSFRVLRNCIASSTGIASNLLLCDELLKARQMGKQGGPGGME; this is encoded by the exons ATGTCGGCAACGCAGCTGCTGAATCCCAAGGCGGAGTCGAGG CGGAGAGCGGAGGCTCTGAAGGTGAACATCAACGCTGGTGAAGGGCTTCAAGATGTTCTGAAGTCAAACCTTGGTCCCTCGGGGACTCTGAAGAT GCTGGTAgacggtgctggtggt ATTAAGTTGACCAAGGATGGAAACGTGTTGTTACGCGAGATG CAAATTCAAAACCCCACCGCC GTCATGATTGCTCGGGCTGCGACTGCTCAAGATGATATCACAGGTGATGGAACAACGTCGGTTGTGTTGTTGGTTGGAGAACTTCTTAGGCAGGCGGATCGTCACATCTCAGAAGGATTGCACCCCCGAGTTATAACCGATGGTTATGAAATCGCAAAGAATGAAGCTCTGAAG TTCCTCGATAAGTTCAAGATCGAACGGGCGATTGATCGcgaacttcttctttccgtCGCTCGAACCTCGCTCAGCACGAAGCTGAACAGCGCCCTCGCCGAGAAGCTTACTCCCGATATTGTTGATGCCGTTCTTGCGATCCACCGAGCTCCGGAAAAGCCAGACCTGCACATGGTTGAGATCATGACCATGCAACACCGCACTTCTTCCGATACACAGCTTATCCGTGGTCTTGCACTGGACCATGGTGCCAGACACCCGGATATGCCGAAGCGCGTCGAGAACGCCTTTATTCTTACCCTTAATGTCAGTCTCGAGTACGAAAAGTCAGAGATTAACTCTGGGTTCTACTATTCATCGGCCGAGCAAAGGGATAAGCTGGTGGAAAGTGAGCGTAAATTCGTGGATGCGAAACTGCAGAAGATTGTCGAACTTAAGAAGCAGGTCTGTGGCGATGACCCCAAGAAGGGCTTCGTTGTTATCAACCAGAAGGGAATTGATCCCCTGAGTTTGGACGTCCTTGTGAAGAACGGAATAATGGCTCTGCGGAGAGCTAAGCGGAGGAACATGGAACGCCTTCAGCTGATTTGCGGGGGTACCGCCCAAAACAGTGTAGAAGATCTCAGCCCTGAGGTTCTTGGATGGGCCGGCCTTGTTTATGAGCACCAGCTCGGTGAAGAGAAATACACCTTTGtggaggaggtcaaggaCCCCAAGTCTGTCACTATCCTTATTAAAGGTCCCAACGGACACACCATTGCACAGGTCAAGGATGCGGTACGGGATGGTCTTCGATCAGTGTACAATACCATCGTCGATGGCTGTGTCATTCCTGGAGCGGGAGCCTTCCAAGTCGCCTGCCATGCTCACCTAACATCGGACAGCTTCCGCAAATCCGTTAAGGGGAAAGCCAGGTGGGGTGTCGAGGCATTCGCTGACGCTCTTCTGGTTATCCCTAAGACTTTGGCGGATAATTCTGGACACGACATCCAGGACTCTCTGGCCTTATTGCAGGAGGAACAGGCAGACGGCAACGTTGTCGGCCTCGACCTCACTACCGGTGAACCTATGGATCCTGTGCAGGAAGGCGTGTTTGACTCGTTCCGCGTTCTGCGGAACTGCATCGCTTCCAGTACAGGTATCGCCTCGAACCTACTTCTCTGTGACGAGCTTCTGAAAGCCAGGCAGATGGGTAAACAAGGTGGACCCGGCGGCATGGAGTAA
- a CDS encoding camp independent regulatory protein (transcript_id=CADANIAT00010004) — MGIIARRLPHLGSYVHKWWGVNYHKLCVVGLAPPALILARILTFLTFSTLLLFFPTVISFCLPHPLPPELSLHQFSRSPLFAQHLFIKQPDFPIFTIFEYSTPPVALKSSAVSGSYHRSWMETYHGHVRTPADAIILFEACRIGLLPRVQRRLSEKERQLIQSGSVFVWDEREAGMRRWTDGKSWSASRVSGSFLTYREMEGKRGGTSVSTQSTRAGKTPDSARGSDDDRGEGLDDGPDGYRYKPDGLMKQSFSITTSTGQHLHLISYYSRSHPNAANLLQPSTDPALRSVRPQKGLYPESTVNDQQNLPVVTRGPMTGAPYAVPPPPPPPQHHPMAAAYARSGAAHPQSYAPGYAWPPTPLGTPPAVPIHYPAYISPHHPPQYHALPPPPQQPGLPPGYDRAVYDRVVHPLEGQIPLPPHLIPQGSIIIPARSPRVIAEPTPPEYGPDRRASPRIPPPHPHSSPHANGASIPPPTTRSPRVPSQALPPPGALSIPPPNPPSRPPSETSGTVVPSINVLMNSTPAALPSISAAVPPPSLAPAGSGAPASSPAPATAAAASNGRPADGPRDIPSDKIGFGGEDMRALRQLDRVFKA; from the exons ATGGGCATTATTGCTCGCCGGTTGCCACATTTAGGGAGTTATGTACATAAGTGGTGGGGCGTAAATTACC ACAAACTTTGCGTAGTGGGGTTGGCTCCACCCGCTCTAATTCTTGCTCGGATTCTTACTTTCCTTACTTTTTCGACTCTGCTTTTGTTCTTTCCAACTGTCATCTCTTTCTGCCttccacatcctcttccgcccgAACTGTCCCTGCACCAGTTCTCGCGGTCCCCCCTCTTCGCTCAACATCTCTTCATCAAACAG CCAGATTTTCCAATCTTCACCATTTTCGAGTACAGCACACCCCCCGTGGCCCTGAAATCCTCGGCCGTTTCGGGGTCCTACCATCGAAGTTGGATGGAGACGTATCACGGCCACGTCCGCACACCGGCGGACGCCATTATTCTCTTTGAAGCATGTCGCATCGGCCTGCTGCCTCGCGTCCAGCGGCGGCTTTCTGAGAAGGAGCGCCAGCTGATCCAGTCCGGCTCGGTTTTCGTCTGGGATGAACGGGAAGCCGGTATGCGACGCTGGACCGACGGGAAGTCATGGAGTGCCAGTCGTGTTTCCGGCAGTTTTCTGACGTATCGTGAAATGGAGGGCAAGCGAGGAGGCACCAGCGTGTCAACGCAATCGACTAGAGCTGGGAAAACTCCCGACTCAGCACGCGGCAGCGACGACGATCGGGGAGAGGGGCTCGATGATGGGCCGGACGGGTACCGGTATAAGCCTGACGGCCTGATGAAGCAGTCGTTCAGTATCACCACCTCGACCGGCCAGCACCTGCATCTCATCAGCTATTACTCGCGGTCGCATCCCAACGCCGCCAACCTCCTGCAGCCGTCCACCGACCCAGCCCTGCGCAGCGTGCGTCCGCAAAAGGGCCTCTATCCGGAATCCACCGTTAACGATCAGCAAAATCTCCCTGTTGTCACACGCGGTCCAATGACCGGTGCGCCGTACGCAgtgccgccgcctccaccaccgcctcaACACCATCCCATGGCCGCAGCGTATGCTCGCTCCGGCGCTGCTCATCCACAATCATACGCGCCTGGATACGCCTGGCCTCCCACGCCGCTGGGCACTCCCCCGGCTGTCCCAATCCACTATCCCGCTTACATCTCCCCGCACCACCCGCCACAGTACCACGCGCTCccaccaccgccgcagcaacCGGGTCTACCGCCAGGTTACGACCGCGCAGTCTACGACCGAGTTGTCCACCCATTAGAGGGCCAAATACCGCTACCGCCGCACCTCATCCCGCAAGGGTCGATTATCATCCCTGCTCGGTCACCCCGCGTGATCGCCGAGCCCACACCACCCGAGTACGGTCCTGATCGCCGCGCATCTCCGCGCATCCCACCTCCCCATCCACACTCGAGTCCGCACGCGAACGGAGCCTCCATCCCTCCGCCTACCACCCGCAGTCCGCGCGTTCCTAGCCAGGCTCTCCCTCCTCCTGGAGCGCTCAGCATCccgcctccaaatcctccCTCCAGGCCGCCCTCAGAAACCAGCGGCACTGTTGTCCCCAGCATTAACGTGCTGATGAACAGCACTCCTGCCGCTCTGCCGTCGATCTCTGCAGCCGTGCCTCCGCCGTCACTTGCACCCGCTGGCTCGGGGGCGCCTGCATCTTCACCTGCGCCGGcgactgcagctgcagcttcaaACGGCCGGCCGGCGGATGGTCCACGTGATATCCCCAGCGACAAAATCGGATTTGGCGGCGAGGACATGCGTGCGCTGCGGCAGCTGGATCGGGTTTTCAAGGCATAG
- a CDS encoding protein oefC (transcript_id=CADANIAT00010003) encodes MLSMQKSPSFILPPSDLDSNSSHGYLQPDCRSSIAEPVPALTYATVARDYSMDPQDPQDLLSQRASVSTDDTSNNSPESWDDGPSDSSPPGDGGVKLPQMPPALIGPSTVFQFNVVASPDPGAEPDVVPKVEELDDSDGLQGIKPVEVPVPVESTAAPANVPRKRGRPRKHPLPVPGGQLKITKGRSKTGCITCRRRKKKCDETKPSCLNCQKNAVVCEGYPPKEIWKSGKQKLEDARSQTVVLRSLPILIDGIETEMDRRLLDHFVYGFSRVLTLINDDSNPFKEILLPMATQHRGLMHSLMCLSGSHLSGLTPEPSVKERKFYHFHRAIRDLKANIIARSNMTEQSKTGEQEPELLSEDPIIASTIALSLNTICEGETNGEYRPHMDAARYLLVTQKPRNENFRQFIVEFFQYHDVSNSITSLDRRPAHLDGELRLPDFVPHAQAGSFLGVFDGLFRYISQVTRLRDRIRQRFSEGYEPAVDYQILSDAVMIDSSIRTWETSHPPNTPNYYLAQLYRQSTWVYLYRTIRPSRPSEKIAQVVDDGLEYLDLLPQDAGAFSIVLMPLFLLGCSAFLPRQRERIQKGFEALKAYSNLRNIEPAFKVVQRVWEVMDTRTEDSWDWERIIKEMNMDFLIT; translated from the exons ATGTTGTCCATGCAAAAATCCCCCTCGTTCATTTTACCTCCATCCGACCTGGACAGTAACTCCTCCCATGGCTACCTCCAGCCCGACTGCCGCTCCAGTATAGCCGAACCAGTCCCCGCCTTGACGTACGCTACAGTCGCCCGTGACTACTCGATGGACCCCCAGGACCCCCAGGACTTGCTCTCGCAGCGCGCCAGCGTGAGCACTGACGATACCTCGAACAACTCGCCCGAGTCCTGGGATGACGGCCCCTCCGACAGCTCGCCGCCCGGCGACGGCGGAGTAAAACTGCCGCAGATGCCGCCGGCCCTGATCGGCCCATCGACGGTGTTCCAGTTCAATGTGGTTGCGTCGCCCGACCCCGGCGCAGAGCCAGACGTAGTGCCGAAAGTAGAGGAGTTGGACGACAGTGACGGGCTGCAGGGCATCAAGCCCGTCGAAGTGCCGGTGCCTGTGGAATCGACGGCTGCGCCCGCCAACGTTCCACGGAAACGCGGCCGTCCGCGCAAGCACCCGCTGCCAGTACCCGGCGGCCAGCTCAAGATCACAAAGGGCCGCTCTAAGACGGGCTGTATCACCTGTAGAcggcgcaagaagaaatgcGACGAGACCAAGCCTTC TTGTCTGAACTGCCAGAAGAATGCCGTGGTCTGTGAAGGGTATCCGCCCAAGGAGATATGGAAGAGCgggaagcagaagctcgaGGATG CCCGGTCCCAAACGGTCGTCCTCCGCTCGCTGCCCATCCTGATCGACGGCATCGAAACCGAAATGGACCGTCGACTGCTGGATCATTTCGTCTACGGCTTCAGCCGCGTCCTGACCCTCATTAACGATGACTCGAACCCCTTTAAAGAGATCTTACTTCCCATGGCGACGCAACATCGCGGCCTCATGCACTCGTTAATGTGCCTCTCAGGCTCACATCTATCGGGGTTGACCCCCGAACCAAGCGTCAAAGAGCGCAAATTCTACCACTTCCACCGCGCAATCCGAGACCTCAAGGCCAACATCATCGCTCGCTCGAATATGACTGAACAATCAAAGACGGGCGAGCAAGAACCCGAACTCCTTTCCGAAGACCCCATCATCGCCTCCACAATCGCTCTCAGTCTGAACACCATCTGCGAGGGCGAAACCAACGGCGAGTACCGTCCACACATGGACGCGGCACGGTACCTGCTCGTCACCCAGAAACCCCGCAACGAAAACTTTCGCCAGTTCATTGTCGAGTTCTTCCAGTACCATGACGTATCAAATTCCATCACCTCGCTCGATCGAAGACCGGCTCATCTCGACGGTGAATTGCGTCTCCCCGATTTCGTCCCACATGCCCAGGCCGGCTCGTTCCTCGGTGTTTTCGACGGCCTCTTCCGCTACATCTCCCAAGTCACCCGGCTTCGAGACCGCATCCGCCAGCGCTTTAGCGAGGGCTACGAGCCTGCCGTCGACTACCAGATCCTGTCGGACGCCGTGATGATCGACTCGTCAATCCGGACCTGGGAGACATCCCATCCGCCCAACACACCTAACTACTATCTCGCCCAGCTCTACCGGCAATCGACATGGGTCTATCTCTACCGAACGATCCGACCTTCGCGGCCGAGCGAGAAAATTGCACAGGTCGTTGACGACGGTCTCGAGTACCTGGATCTGCTTCCGCAAGACGCAGGCGCATTCAGTATCGTCCTCATGCCGCTTTTCTTGCTTGGCTGCTCGGCGTTCCTACCCCGACAGCGAGAACGTATTCAAAAGGGATTCGAGGCTCTCAAGGCGTACTCGAATCTGAGGAATATCGAGCCTGCGTTTAAAGTCGTTCAGCGCGTTTGGGAGGTTATGGATACGAGGACCGAGGATAGTTGGGACTGGGAGAGGATTATCAAGGAGATGAATATGGATTTCCTGATTACTTGA
- a CDS encoding asparagine--tRNA ligase SLM5 (transcript_id=CADANIAT00010005) encodes MQTWRRTFVTSLPKLNHRPPAATSPTLLRCNQVLQSSRQETCSLEDQEIRLHGFVRSVRKQKRFAFAEISDGTAVEGIQAILKPAQAAELSTGTAIEISGIWKACPPGKEQSHELQATSVNIVGAAEPETYPIQKKYHSPEFLRHIPHLRFRTPLNALLARFRSECLYQLGNVFRGAPNGGFVQVHPPVITSSDCEGAGETFAVIPRETLIKGLPKEEHDHFFRAPKYLNVSSQLHLEAYAAELGNVWTLSPMFRAEKSDTPRHLSEFYMLEAEVNFLSDLDALTDTVEYLLRDLTRRLYDTPAAQEILSIKRDKGPETQDSGEQIDLHQRWADLMSGSKWRCITYSDAIAALQEAVSQGKAAFEFSPTWTGGLQLEHEQYIVNTLNNGQPIFVTDYPKVIKPFYMAPSHTQSNPKAEGETVACFDLLLPEVSEVAGGSLREHRLPELIQNMREHNLIKTSPSNSEEEANQGEAPYPHLLPGEDLSHLQWYADLRRWGSAPHGGFGLGFDRFLGYLTGVQSIRDTVAFPRYFGRADC; translated from the exons ATGCAGACATGGCGGCGGACCTTCGTCACGTCGCTTCCCAAGCTAAATCATAGGCCTCCAGCCGCGACAAGCCCGACGCTTCTCCGATGCAACCAGGTCCTCCAAAGCAGCCGTCAAGAGACCTGCAGTCTTGAAGACCAGGAAATCAGGCTACACGGCTTCGTTCGCTCAGTTCGCAAGCAGAAGCGCTTCGCGTTTGCGGAAATTTCCGATGGGACCGCTGTCGAAGGCATACAGGCGATATTGAAACCTGCGCAGGCAGCAGA ACTATCGACCGGAACAGCGATTGAGATATCAGGTATATGGAAGGCGTGCCCGCCTGGCAAGGAACAGAGCCATGAGCTGCAGGCGACCTCGGTGAACATTGTGGGCGCAGCAGAGCCGGAG ACCTAtcctatccagaaaaagTACCACAGTCCGGAATTCCTTCGTCACATCCCCCACCTCCGCTTTCGAACACCCTTGAACGCCCTCCTCGCCCGCTTCCGATCCGAATGCCTATACCAACTTGGTAATGTTTTCCGCGGCGCTCCAAACGGCGGCTTTGTACAAGTCCACCCGCCGGTCATAACGTCTTCCGATTGCGAGGGCGCGGGCGAGACCTTCGCGGTCATTCCGCGCGAGACACTGATAAAGGGTCTCCCAAAGGAGGAGCACGACCACTTCTTCCGGGCGCCTAAGTATCTTAACGTATCGTCGCAACTCCATCTAGAAGCCTACGCAGCGGAACTGGGGAACGTCTGGACGTTGTCGCCCATGTTCAGGGCTGAGAAGAGCGATACCCCGCGCCATCTTAGCGAATTTTACATGCTCGAAGCCGAGGTCAATTTTCTGTCTGACCTTGACGCGCTGACCGACACAGTTGAGTATCTTCTGCGTGACCTCACGCGCCGACTCTATGATACGCCAGCGGCACAGGAGATTCTCTCCATCAAGCGTGACAAGGGCCCGGAAACCCAGGATTCAGGGGAACAGATCGACCTTCATCAGCGATGGGCCGACCTGATGTCCGGTTCCAAATGGCGCTGCATAACCTACTCCGACGCCATTGCGGCCCTCCAGGAGGCTGTATCCCAAGGAAAGGCAGCGTTTGAGTTTTCACCTACCTGGACCGGCGGCCTCCAGCTCGAACACGAGCAGTACATTGTCAACACTCTTAACAACGGCCAGCCTATCTTCGTCACAGACTACCCGAAAGTCATCAAGCCGTTCTACATGGCGCCCTCGCACACTCAGTCCAACCCCAAAGCGGAAGGGGAAACAGTCGCCTGCTtcgatcttctcctccctgaAGTGAGCGAAGTCGCCGGCGGCTCGCTAAGAGAACACCGTCTGCCCGAACTGATCCAGAACATGCGCGAGCACAACCTCATCAAGACCTCGCCCTCCAACtcagaggaggaagcgaaTCAGGGGGAAGCGCCATACccccatcttctcccggGGGAAGATCTGAGTCATTTACAGTGGTACGCGGATCTGCGGAGATGGGGGTCCGCACCGCACGGCGGGTTTGGACTGGGCTTTGATCGGTTCTTGGGCTATTTGACTGGTGTGCAGAGTATACGGGACACGGTTGCGTTCCCGCGGTACTTTGGACGCGCAGATTGTTAG
- a CDS encoding uncharacterized protein (transcript_id=CADANIAT00010006): MLKPFLIRDLHEDPYSQNIIEDTASDLYNATDAGVSPQRPHGLVQITRADYDEIAYLHPQARLSYLDDDDGDIITVGSSLELAQRLEEPASHSTDTGFPSTIHLFDIRRTKSVIDIWRRYEHNERQSVPGSPNTEVVIADLNGNRTTADLEELDSSREQKSHVEDERTTTTENESSESFLSAFEAEMARMMNESQRPENHASGSTTSSRAAQTESTSNPQRETADAFASALRSLMEVAELIKSGVRSKLPELERHLDNARRALPNDITDSMRSAFLAFEEQVKAMVATLNNLPETVRRDNAPGSASLFSEFPTTQSAMNSLRELSVQFGGLGQTLIDAFESSIRGAFPGHADSFFSSFPSFSESANQRSSSPNNGPENPSSHHENPVFRQTSNNPAAFPSHQTNAPNAPGSVPPPASYHPFWGSPQFPYIPPFHWPACSPGFGPIPFTASPGSGTAADSGQTRSNPSEPPSPEPHPSQSLFIGNVGFNVTKAMIRDVFSSKGLVVGVNLPVDSRSGKHAGFGYLTFATNEGATRAMKELQGTVIDGHRINLEYVDHAPITTVVSPEAERSETETTAPQTSGVVRHDTVEDHLISKDNTDPEPHRNTVHDLLLAQTEARFPPVSQLDAHMLAGQSSGTGQEDTSSHTRNAQEPQTAIRTAAEDYGSSYEPFPGASPQRPRGPIPNSADTQPFSTPRHLPAHRALPFRPNPHYYHPRRAATIREPETHRRSFDPFEPQPGLRRRATERHSLRGPYRGRMGPRHRASFHHFSQLATEQTPNLSAPEEGTEVQEYTRSSREEHNQRAIDECVSTLVDMGFGGEEGGGRQRLEIYAAATKGDLVEAIEMIEEERKAYEQRE, encoded by the exons ATGCTCAAGCCGTTTCTGATAAGGGACCTTCACGAGGATCCTTATTCACAGAATATTATTGAAGACACCGCGTCTGATTTGTACAATGCCACCGATGCGGGCGTCAGCCCTCAGCGGCCACACGGGCTTGTCCAGATAACCAGAGCCGATTACGACGAAATCGCCTATTTACATCCGCAGGCCCGCCTGTCTTATCtagacgatgatgatggggatATCATCACG GTCGGGTCCTCTCTTGAGCTCGCTCAACGGCTTGAAGAGCCGGCTTCCCACAGCACAGACACCGGTTTCCCATCGACTATACATCTATTCGATATTAGACGAACAAAGTCCGTTATAGATATCTGGAGGCGGTATGAACATAATGAGCGCCAGTCGGTTCCAGGGTCGCCAAATACGGAAGTTGTAATAGCCGATTTGAATGGCAATCGGACTACGGCAGATCTCGAGGAACTCGATTCCAGTCGCGAACAGAAGTCGCatgttgaggatgagcgAACGACCACGACTGAAAACGAATCATCTGAGTCGTTCCTTTCCGCATTCGAGGCAGAGATGGCCAGAATGATGAATGAATCACAGCGTCCAGAAAACCACGCCTCCGGGAGCACAACATCTTCCAGGGCGGCACAAACCGAATCAACCTCTAACCCACAACGCGAGACGGCTGACGCTTTTGCTTCCGCCCTGCGGAGTCTCATGGAAGTTGCGGAGCTCATCAAATCTGGCGTGAGATCCAAACTTCCTGAGCTTGAGAGACATTTGGACAATGCTCGCAGAGCGCTTCCAAACGACATTACAGACTCTATGCGGAGTGCTTTcctggctttcgaggagCAGGTCAAGGCGATGGTGGCCACCCTTAACAATCTGCCAGAGACGGTCAGGCGAGACAACGCACCTGGAAGCGCTAGCCTTTTTTCGGAGTTCCCTACAACTCAGAGCGCCATGAACAGCCTGCGTGAACTCAGCGTACAGTTTGGCGGCTTGGGGCAGACTTTGATTGACGCTTTCGAATCAAGTATCCGAGGCGCTTTCCCGGGCCATGCGGATAGCTTCTTCTCTAGcttccccagcttctccgaGTCAGCGAACCAACGATCGAGCTCACCGAACAATGGCCCAGAAAATCCCTCAAGTCACCATGAGAACCCTGTTTTTAGGCAGACATCAAACAACCCGGCcgctttcccttctcatcaGACAAATGCGCCGAATGCACCAGGTTCAGTGCCACCCCCTGCGTCTTACCACCCTTTCTGGGGTTCTCCTCAGTTTCCATATATCCCTCCGTTTCACTGGCCAGCGTGTTCGCCTGGCTTTGGTCCCATACCTTTCACTGCTTCGCCTGGCTCTGGAACTGCTGCCGATTCCGGACAGACCCGCTCTAACCCCTCCGAGCCTCCCAGTCCTGAACCTCATCCGTCCCAATCATTGTTCATCGGTAATGTCGGGTTTAATGTAACCAAGGCGATGATCAGGGATGTGTTCTCGTCTAAAGGCCTCGTGGTCGGTGTGAATCTCCCAGTAGATTCCAGGAGCGGTAAACATGCAGGGTTCGGTTACCTCACTTTTGCCACTAATGAGGGTGCCACGCGGGCGATGAAGGAATTGCAAGGAACTGTTATCGATGGACACCGTATCAATCTTGAATACGTCGACCATGCTCCTATCACTACGGTAGTTTCACCTGAAGCTGAGCGATCAGAAACCGAGACTACAGCTCCCCAGACGTCAGGGGTCGTCCGTCACGATACCGTTGAAGATCATCTGATTTCCAAGGACAACACTGACCCAGAGCCGCACAGAAATACAGTACATGACTTGTTACTTGCTCAAACAGAAGCCCGCTTTCCGCCGGTGTCCCAGCTGGATGCACACATGCTTGCTGGCCAGTCCTCAGGTACAGGTCAAGAAGATACGTCATCACATACTAGGAACGCACAAGAGCCTCAGACAGCCATTAGAACGGCCGCGGAAGATTATGGCAGTTCATATGAGCCTTTTCCGGGCGCTTCCCCACAGCGTCCAAGGGGTCCTATTCCGAATTCTGCAGACACCCAGCCTTTCTCTACCCCTCGCCATCTACCTGCTCATCGTGCCCTGCCATTCCGTCCCAATCCACATTATTACCACCCTCGCCGTGCAGCCACCATAAGGGAACCGGAGACACACCGCAGGTCTTTCGATCCTTTTGAACCTCAGCCTGGATTGAGACGACGAGCCACTGAACGCCACTCTCTTCGTGGGCCATACAGGGGCCGTATGGGTCCCCGCCATCGAGCATCATTTCACCACTTCTCACAGCTCGCTACAGAGCAGACACCGAATCTGAGCGCCCCCGAGGAAGGGACAGAAGTGCAGGAATACACGAGATCGTCCAGGGAAGAACATAACCAGCGTGCTATAGATGAATGCGTTTCTACTTTAGTTGATATGGGTTttggaggtgaagaaggaggcGGTCGCCAGAGATTGGAGATATATGCAGCCGCAACTAAAGGCGATCTTGTTGAGGCAATTGAgatgattgaggaagaacgcAAGGCTTATGAGCAGCGTGAATAG
- a CDS encoding histone acetyltransferase nmy2 (transcript_id=CADANIAT00010007) has protein sequence MAAENSQAQSLTRNVQHVVLGNLRFQTWYQSIYPEDLVSKDTDTLYVCRWCFRYSCDIQTHASHTRLCPHRTTPPGTKVYDHAGYSVWEVDGADHKLFGQNLSLFAKLFLDHKSVFFDVVSFLYYILVFTNPNSAGNDPNETYHILGFFSKEKLSWDANNLACILVFPPYQHKQLGKLLMGISYKISGWERDSSLIGGPEKPLSEMGSRSYSRFWEERIARHLLLHPSSDGSQAGAGATAAQLEEPKAQKPTSNKGRRKHSYKLMTVQEISRATGMLTEDVITALRGFGVVEPATPSKTRKGTQSDPNESKANPVVIRRSKVLEWTKTHNVSIRDPVREEGFLLSQSEPATDRELEIPGSDDE, from the coding sequence ATGGCGGCCGAAAATTCGCAAGCGCAGTCCCTGACCCGCAACGTCCAGCACGTCGTCCTCGGCAATCTGCGCTTTCAAACGTGGTACCAATCTATTTACCCCGAAGATCTCGTCAGCAAAGACACAGATACCCTCTACGTCTGCCGATGGTGTTTCCGATACTCCTGTGACATTCAAACGCACGCCAGTCATACGCGACTCTGCCCGCACCGTACCACGCCCCCAGGGACAAAAGTCTACGACCACGCAGGCTACTCCGTTTGGGAGGTGGACGGCGCAGACCACAAACTCTTTGGCCAAAACCTCTCACTTTTCgccaagctcttcctcgaccacaAATCCGTCTTTTTCGACGTTGTATCCTTCCTCTATTATATACTCGTTTTTACCAACCCGAACAGTGCCGGCAATGACCCGAACGAGACTTACCACATcctcggcttcttctccaaagaGAAGCTTTCGTGGGACGCGAATAACCTTGCATGTATCCTTGTCTTCCCGCCATACCAACATAAGCAGCTAGGAAAACTGTTGATGGGTATCAGCTATAAGATTAGCGGCTGGGAGCGAGATAGCAGCCTAATCGGAGGTCCGGAGAAGCCGCTCAGTGAAATGGGGAGCAGGAGTTACAGTCGGTTCTGGGAGGAACGGATAGCCAGGCATCTCCTTTTGCATCCGTCCTCAGATGGCAGCCAGGCCGGAGCGGGAGCGACAGCGGCGCAATTAGAAGAGCCGAAGGCGCAAAAGCCGACCTCCAATAAGGGCCGAAGGAAACACTCCTACAAACTCATGACAGTTCAGGAGATCAGCCGGGCTACAGGCATGTTAACGGAGGACGTTATAACCGCACTCCGAGGCTTTGGCGTCGTCGAGCCTGCAACGCCCTCAAAAACACGCAAGGGAACGCAGTCAGACCCTAATGAGAGCAAGGCAAATCCAGTGGTTATTCGGCGGTCTAAAGTTCTGGAATGGACCAAAACCCATAATGTTAGTATACGGGATCCCGTTAGGGAAGAAGGCTTCTTACTGAGTCAGTCGGAGCCTGCTACAGACCGGGAATTGGAGATTCCAGGTAGTGATGACGAGTAA